One stretch of Nitratiruptor tergarcus DSM 16512 DNA includes these proteins:
- the trxA gene encoding thioredoxin, with protein MALETLTAQNFNDKVASHDIVILDFWAPWCGPCKEFGPIFEKVSQKYPEILFGKINTEEERELAAHFNISSIPTIAIIREGIVLFMQPGLLPEEALEDLIRQVKELDMDKVREEIAKQQQNPQ; from the coding sequence ATGGCATTAGAAACACTAACAGCACAAAACTTCAATGACAAAGTTGCTTCACACGATATTGTGATTCTTGATTTTTGGGCTCCTTGGTGTGGACCTTGCAAAGAATTTGGTCCAATTTTTGAAAAAGTTTCCCAAAAGTACCCTGAAATTCTTTTTGGAAAAATCAACACAGAAGAAGAGCGTGAGCTTGCAGCACATTTTAATATCTCTTCTATTCCTACTATTGCTATTATTCGAGAAGGAATAGTACTTTTTATGCAGCCAGGACTTTTACCTGAAGAGGCTTTAGAAGATCTCATTCGCCAGGTCAAAGAACTTGATATGGATAAGGTCCGCGAAGAAATTGCTAAACAGCAGCAAAATCCTCAGTAA